A stretch of Hydractinia symbiolongicarpus strain clone_291-10 chromosome 9, HSymV2.1, whole genome shotgun sequence DNA encodes these proteins:
- the LOC130657881 gene encoding uncharacterized protein LOC130657881, whose product MAAVRTDVFSVLNFLLLLFLALVNNVSCNSCGKTIRRNQTSEKCYTCKNLSHLKCLNDKFVCDEERFFCVDCTPADPEYIINSLDPEISGFIGKKGFKIMHQNINGIEEKLHHIKSFLLDTKNSVHIISFSETHTNNTVTDAQLKIPGYTLERKDREGLEIEGIEFLWIEFFPKKSKPLLISSCYRPPDNSKYLDKNFVEKFNNILDAITAENKETIMCGDFNCNYKVPRDHSDLKDLVKLHGFSQLIKSYTRITKNSKTLIDLFYTTNKIVITDTLVHTNSISDHCLIGINRKMNCKRYQPKRITARDYSRYNKEDLQNELRNIPWENCLAVDFNKGWDLFKNYVTSTINKHSPLKERNVRGKPSPWLTREIRQLMHTRDYQLRRFKQTSLDAHWDNYKKLINTVTKKIRAAKANHIRNVFKQSTDKPSDFWKQIKNFYPTKGTCAPSKFFKINGENVSNPKCISNAFCSFFTKVGSKLLNCKIINYTWKMFDHRDPLKDINRTNATFKFKELTFRETLKILESTNASKAAGPDTSPARIVKDIATVIAAPLTFLINASLLSGTFPTSEKTAKINPVFKNGGRSNIDNYRPIFCAQHPVEDHRKSRL is encoded by the exons ATGGCGGCTGTCCGTACGGACGTGTtttctgtgttaaattttttgttgctgttattTTTGGCATTAGTCAACAATGTTTCCTGTAATAGTTGTGGGAAAACTATTAGAAGAAATCAAACATCAGAGAAATGTTATACGTGTAAAAATTTATCTCACTTgaaatgtttaaatgataaATTTGTTTGTGATGAAGAGAGATTTTTCTGTGTTGACTGTACTCCTGCTGATCCTGAATATATCATAAATTCACTTGATCCTGAAATTTCTGGATTTATTGGAAAGAAAGGATTTAAAATCATGCACCAAAATATTAATGGGATCGAAGAAAAGTTACATCACATAAAATCATTCTTGTTAGATACCAAAAACTCTGTTCATATTATCAGTTTCTCCGAAACTCACACAAACAACACTGTTACAGATGCACAATTAAAGATTCCGGGGTACACACTCGAACGAAAAGACCGT GAGGGTTTAGAAATTGAAGGAATTGAATTTCTATGGATTGAATTCTTCCCCAAAAAATCGAAACCGTTGCTCATATCTTCATGCTACCGACCCCCTGATAACTCAAAATACCTCGACAAAAACTTTGTTGaaaaatttaacaatattttggaTGCGATTACAGCAgagaacaaagaaacgattatGTGCGGGGACTTTAACTGCAATTATAAGGTCCCCAGAGACCATTCCGACTTGAAAGATCTTGTAAAACTGCACGGTTTCAGTCAGTTAATAAAGTCATACACGCGAATAACAAAGAACAGTAAAACACTTATCGATTTGTTCTATACGACAAACAAAATAGTAATTACCGATACATTGGTGCACACAAATTCAATAAGTGATCATTGTTTAATTGGCATCAATAGAAAGATGAACTGTAAACGCTATCAACCAAAAAGAATAACGGCGCGTGATTACTCTCGATATAACAAAGAAGACTTACAGAACGAACTTCGTAACATACCTTGGGAAAACTGTTTAGCTGTCGATTTCAACAAAGGCTgggatttattcaaaaattatgtCACATCTACCATCAACAAACATTCACCACTGAAGGAGAGAAATGTTCGGGGAAAGCCCAGTCCCTGGTTGACACGAGAAATACGTCAGTTGATGCACACAAGAGATTATCAACTACGCCGCTTCAAACAAACTAGCCTTGATGCTCACTGGGACAATTATAAGAAACTCATAAATACTGTAACAAAAAAGATACGTGCTGCAAAAGCAAACCACATCAGAAATGTATTTAAGCAATCCACTGACAAACCTAGCGACTTCTGGAAGCAAATCAAAAACTTCTATCCTACTAAGGGTACATGTGCTCcaagtaaatttttcaaaatcaatgGGGAAAATGTATCGAATCCCAAATGTATATCAAATGCATTTTGTTCGTTTTTTACAAAAGTCGGATCCAAATTATTGAACTGTAAAATCATTAATTACACATGGAAAATGTTTGACCATCGGGACCCCCTGAAGGATATAAACCGAACTAATGCAACATTTAAgtttaaagaattaacattccgaGAAACATTAAAAATCTTAGAATCGACAAATGCATCGAAAGCGGCAGGTCCGGACACATCACCTGCAAGAATTGTAAAGGATATTGCTACCGTAATTGCAGCACCACTTACGTTCTTAATAAATGCAAGCTTGTTATCTGGCACCTTTCCAACATCAGAGAAAACTGCAAAAATTAACCCTGTGTTTAAAAATGGAGGTCGCAGTAATATTGATAATTACCGTCCGATTTTTTGTGCTCAACATCCTGTCGAAGACCATCGAAAGAGTCGTTTATAA